In a genomic window of Melopsittacus undulatus isolate bMelUnd1 chromosome 1, bMelUnd1.mat.Z, whole genome shotgun sequence:
- the LOC101877633 gene encoding epidermal retinol dehydrogenase 2-like, with the protein MNFFLETFRVIGLLVYYLLESLVFSIVPKRKKSVSGEIVLITGAGSGIGRLLSLKFASLGATVVLWDINQEGLKETSKLIKENGVVRVHCYVCDCSNRQDVYRVADQVKKEVGDVSIVVNNAGVVTGKRFIDSPDSLVEKTMEVNIMAHFWTYKAFLPAMIASNHGHLVSIASSAGLTGVNLLSDYCASKFAAVGFAESVNLEMRRLGKTGVKTTIVCPYFINTGMFDGCSTKWPHVLPNLEPEYVAEKIITAVRRDQEILLLPRVLYFFFALKNILPVKASVLLMEYFGTLHIMDSFKGRAKKE; encoded by the exons ATGAACTTCTTCCTGGAAACATTCAGAGTCATTGGACTACTTGTCTATTACTTGCTGGAGTCACTAGTGTTCTCAATTGTGCCTAAACGGAAGAAGAGTGTTAGTGGTGAAATAGTATTAATAACAGGAGCAGGAAGTGGCATTGGGAGACTCTTATCCTTAAAGTTTGCCAGCCTTGGAGCCACAGTGGTTCTCTGGGACATTAATCAAGAGGGCCTTAAGGAGACAAGTAAACTGATCAAAGAAAATGGAGTCGTGAGAGTACACTGCTATGTCTGTGATTGTAGCAACAGGCAGGATGTCTACAGGGTAGCTGATCAG gttaaaAAAGAAGTTGGCGATGTTAGCATTGTAGTCAACAATGCTGGTGTTGTAACTGGGAAGAGATTTATTGATTCTCCAGATTCACTTGTGGAAAAAACTATGGAAGTGAACATAATGGCACACTTCTGG ACTTACAAAGCCTTCCTCCCAGCAATGATAGCCTCTAACCATGGACACTTGGTTAGTATTGCAAGTTCAGCAGGACTGACTGGAGTCAATCTTCTTTCAG attACTGCGCAAGTAAATTTGCAGCTGTTGGTTTTGCAGAGTCAGTTAATCTAGAGATGAGAAGACTGGGAAAGACTGGCGTTAAAACCACAATTGTGTGCCCTTACTTCATAAACACAGGGATGTTTGATGGCTGTAGCACTAA GTGGCCACATGTGCTTCCCAATCTGGAGCCCGAGTATGTGGCTGAGAAGATAATCACTGCTGTTCGGCGGGACCAAGAAATACTGCTGCTACCACgtgttctttatttcttttttgctttgaaaaa CATCCTACCAGTGAAAGCTTCTGTTCTCCTTATGGAGTATTTTGGAACCCTCCATATCATGGATAGCTTCAAAGGTCGAGCAAAGAAGGagtga